Proteins encoded together in one Mauremys reevesii isolate NIE-2019 linkage group 11, ASM1616193v1, whole genome shotgun sequence window:
- the C11H2orf69 gene encoding UPF0565 protein C2orf69 homolog isoform X3 — MRNYHDVMACHPENFQWECWSLENIATILARRFPNSYVWVVKCSRMHLHKFSCYDNFVASNLFGAPEHSSDFGAFTHLHVLLVNAFSITQNILLSQKSMYSFNKDETIAVCKSKSVPTTNGCPASERERNWEHSDNSAMSFGTPSAIGEASFTLIGFSKGCVVLNQLLYELKEAKKDKNTDAFIKNIRAFYWLDGGHSGGSNTWVTDPEVLKEFAETGIAVHAHVTPYQVFDTMRSWIGKEHKKFLQILEEFGVQVNKLLHFADEVPSLDNHFRVHEVF, encoded by the coding sequence AACTATCATGACGTTATGGCCTGCCATCCAGAAAACTTTCAATGGGAGTGCTGGAGTTTAGAAAACATTGCTACTATACTCGCTCGCCGATTCCCTAATAGTTATGTTTGGGTTGTAAAATGTTCCCGTATGCATCTGCACAAATTCAGCTGCTATGATAATTTTGTGGCAAGCAATTTGTTTGGAGCACCAGAACACAGCAGTGACTTTGGAGCTTTCACACACCTTCATGTGTTGCTAGTTAATGCATTCAGTATCACCCAGAACATTTTGCTGTCCCAAAAGAGTATGTATAGTTTCAACAAGGATGAAACAATAGCTGTTTGTAAGTCAAAATCTGTTCCTACTACAAATGGTTGTCCagcatcagagagagagagaaattgggaACATTCTGATAATTCTGCTATGAGTTTTGGTACACCATCTGCTATAGGTGAAGCATCATTTACTTTGATTGGCTTCAGTAAAGGGTGTGTGGTTTTGAACCAGCTGCTTTATGAGTTAAAAGAAGCTAAAAAGGACAAGAACACAGATGCCTTTATAAAAAATATAAGAGCATTTTACTGGCTGGATGGTGGTCACTCTGGAGGAAGCAATACTTGGGTTACTGACCCTGAAGTGTTGAAAGAATTTGCAGAGACAGGGATTGCAGTTCATGCTCATGTTACACCTTACCAAGTGTTTGATACAATGAGGTCATGGATTGGGAAGGAGCACAAGAAATTTTTGCAGATTCTTGAAGAATTTGGTGTGCAAGTAAATAAACTGCTTCATTTTGCAGATGAAGTCCCTTCCTTAGATAACCACTTCAGAGTTCATGAAGTATTTTGA